From a single Sphingomonas sp. OV641 genomic region:
- a CDS encoding SDR family NAD(P)-dependent oxidoreductase, translating to MVDGGVVEGGVAKAGATEGSLAGLHAVVTGGGSGIGAAIARALAGDGVRLTLVGRRRDALEQVAATLPHAIAAPADITDRAQVDAAFAAGRAAHGPIAILVNNAGTAPAAPFAKVTADAWRQVMAINLDALFHCCQAALPDLREAAAGRIVTVASTAGVKGYAYTAPYVASKHGAIGLMRALAVELAGTSVTANAVCPGFTDTDIVADAVANIRSKTGRSVEEAEAELVRFNPQKRLIAPQEVADAVVWLCRPAARSITGQALMVAGGEVM from the coding sequence GTGGTTGACGGGGGCGTGGTTGAGGGGGGCGTGGCCAAGGCGGGCGCGACAGAGGGGTCGCTCGCCGGGCTCCACGCCGTCGTCACCGGCGGCGGTTCGGGCATCGGTGCCGCCATCGCGCGCGCGCTGGCTGGGGATGGCGTTCGCCTCACGCTCGTCGGTCGGCGCCGCGACGCGCTGGAACAGGTCGCCGCGACGCTGCCGCACGCCATAGCCGCGCCCGCCGACATCACGGATCGCGCGCAGGTGGACGCCGCCTTTGCCGCCGGCCGCGCCGCGCATGGCCCGATCGCGATTCTCGTCAACAATGCCGGCACCGCGCCCGCCGCGCCCTTCGCGAAGGTCACCGCCGACGCCTGGCGCCAGGTGATGGCGATCAACCTCGACGCGCTGTTCCACTGCTGCCAGGCCGCGTTGCCCGATCTCAGGGAGGCGGCCGCCGGGCGCATCGTCACCGTGGCCTCCACGGCGGGGGTGAAGGGCTATGCCTATACCGCGCCCTATGTCGCCTCCAAACATGGCGCGATCGGATTGATGCGCGCGCTGGCGGTCGAACTCGCGGGCACCAGCGTCACCGCCAACGCCGTCTGCCCCGGCTTCACCGACACCGATATCGTCGCAGACGCCGTGGCGAACATCCGCAGCAAGACCGGCCGGAGCGTGGAAGAAGCCGAGGCCGAACTGGTCCGGTTCAATCCGCAGAAGCGGCTGATCGCGCCGCAGGAGGTCGCCGATGCGGTCGTCTGGCTCTGCCGCCCGGCCGCCAGATCGATCACTGGCCAGGCCCTGATGGTCGCCGGCGGAGAGGTGATGTGA
- a CDS encoding MarR family winged helix-turn-helix transcriptional regulator has product MTDALDIREKHDGALDDRSNVRLWLRLLTCTTVIEKRIKRRFSDNYDITLPRFDVMAALDRNPEGMTMGQLSQALLVSSGNVTGVVQALIRDGYVTNAPSPTDGRASIVRLTPTGRDCFAGLADAHHDWIDAMLAGLTNDERRALFDLLGVLKRSLASDTGEEA; this is encoded by the coding sequence GTGACGGACGCGCTCGACATCCGGGAAAAGCATGACGGCGCGCTCGATGATCGCAGCAACGTGCGCCTCTGGCTGCGCCTGCTCACCTGCACCACGGTTATCGAGAAGCGGATAAAGCGCCGGTTTTCGGACAATTACGACATCACTCTGCCGCGTTTCGACGTGATGGCCGCGCTTGATCGTAATCCGGAAGGCATGACGATGGGACAGCTGTCGCAGGCGCTGCTCGTCTCCAGCGGCAATGTGACGGGCGTGGTCCAGGCGCTGATCCGCGACGGTTACGTCACCAACGCGCCCTCGCCCACGGACGGCCGCGCCTCGATCGTCCGCCTCACCCCCACCGGCCGCGACTGTTTCGCCGGCCTCGCCGACGCGCATCACGACTGGATCGACGCGATGCTCGCCGGCCTCACCAATGACGAGCGCCGCGCGCTGTTCGACCTGCTCGGCGTGCTCAAGCGCTCGCTCGCCAGCGATACAGGAGAGGAAGCATGA
- a CDS encoding enoyl-CoA hydratase family protein, producing MNPETFTPRHFGWSFADGVATVTLNRPERKNPLTFESYAELRDTFRNLVYASAVKVVVITGAGGNFSSGGDVHEIIGPLTEMATPELLAFTRMTGDLVKAMRLCPQPIVAALDGICVGAGAIIAMASDIRLATPTTKTAFLFTRVGLAGCDMGACAILPRIIGQGRASELLYSGRMMLAEEGERWGFHNRLVASETLLAEAQGLARDLASGPTFAHGITKTQLNTEWAVSLETAIEMEAQAQAICMTTKDFRRAFEAFAAKRTPVFEGD from the coding sequence ATGAACCCCGAAACCTTCACGCCCCGGCATTTCGGCTGGAGCTTCGCCGATGGCGTCGCCACCGTCACGCTCAACCGTCCCGAGCGGAAGAACCCGCTGACCTTTGAAAGCTATGCCGAGCTGCGCGATACCTTTCGCAACCTCGTCTATGCCTCGGCGGTCAAGGTGGTGGTGATCACCGGCGCGGGCGGCAATTTCTCCTCGGGCGGCGACGTGCACGAGATCATCGGGCCGCTCACCGAAATGGCGACGCCCGAACTGCTCGCCTTCACCCGCATGACCGGCGATCTCGTCAAGGCGATGCGCCTTTGCCCGCAGCCGATCGTCGCCGCGCTTGACGGCATTTGCGTCGGGGCCGGCGCGATCATCGCCATGGCATCCGACATTCGCCTCGCCACGCCCACCACCAAGACCGCCTTTCTCTTCACGCGCGTCGGCCTCGCCGGCTGCGACATGGGCGCCTGCGCGATCCTGCCGCGGATCATCGGCCAGGGCCGCGCCAGCGAACTCCTCTACTCGGGTCGCATGATGCTGGCCGAGGAAGGCGAGCGCTGGGGCTTCCACAACCGTCTGGTCGCGTCGGAAACGCTGCTCGCCGAGGCGCAGGGCCTCGCGCGCGATCTCGCCAGCGGGCCGACCTTCGCGCATGGCATCACCAAGACGCAGCTCAACACCGAATGGGCGGTCAGCCTCGAAACCGCGATCGAGATGGAGGCGCAGGCGCAGGCTATCTGCATGACCACCAAGGATTTCCGCCGCGCCTTCGAGGCGTTCGCCGCCAAGCGCACGCCGGTGTTCGAAGGCGACTGA